A single Desulfobaculum xiamenense DNA region contains:
- the dnaA gene encoding chromosomal replication initiator protein DnaA — translation MSEAWAQITDILAKTTGPGTFKVWIKPLDAEMSERGLTLLAPNSFVASWVSDRLSSDIADAATQVLGRRPLIEIKVRPRERQKVRPQQMSLGAMTAPAPARREPAQPVQAAEPVAAVVSAMAAAAANCAPHAARPAQQPVAPAVHTGRAAAAEQFGLPNLMPTAPKTFTYTNWRFRFDDFVVGPCNQLAFAAANGICRDQLATHQLFLNSSPGLGKTHLLHAIGSQIAGHSNRSSVRVGYATAEEFNRQLIHAIKAKEVERFKAQYRDSLDVLLLEDVHFLQGKQVAQDEMLATLNALENRGCKVVMSSSFLPRELKDVDSQLASRLCAGFLATIDAPDFDTRRRILDSKARMHQVVLPGDVSEYLADNLRDDVRQIESCIQNLVLKARLLGEHITMDLAAEILQNYTISSEARAIGLQKIVKYICSSFELTYAQLSSKSRKHNIVLARNTAFFLARKYTDLGLKQIGDQFNRRHSTVLKGITNVEREISLQTPLGRQLDNVIERIKSF, via the coding sequence ATGTCTGAAGCTTGGGCTCAAATAACTGATATACTCGCAAAAACGACCGGACCCGGTACCTTCAAGGTGTGGATCAAGCCCCTTGATGCGGAAATGTCCGAGCGCGGTCTTACGCTTCTGGCGCCCAACAGCTTCGTTGCCTCGTGGGTCAGTGATCGGCTGTCCAGCGATATCGCCGATGCCGCCACGCAGGTCCTCGGCAGACGTCCCCTCATCGAGATCAAGGTGCGCCCGCGCGAGCGTCAGAAGGTTCGCCCGCAGCAGATGTCCCTTGGCGCGATGACCGCGCCCGCGCCCGCCCGGCGCGAGCCTGCGCAGCCTGTGCAGGCCGCCGAGCCCGTGGCCGCCGTGGTCTCCGCTATGGCCGCAGCGGCAGCCAATTGCGCGCCCCATGCGGCACGTCCCGCGCAGCAGCCCGTGGCCCCGGCCGTGCATACCGGCCGCGCCGCCGCTGCCGAGCAGTTCGGACTGCCCAACCTGATGCCGACCGCGCCCAAGACCTTTACCTATACCAATTGGCGCTTCCGGTTCGATGACTTCGTTGTCGGCCCCTGCAACCAGTTGGCCTTTGCGGCCGCCAACGGCATCTGCCGCGACCAGCTGGCGACGCATCAGCTTTTCCTGAATTCCTCCCCGGGCCTTGGCAAGACGCATCTGCTGCACGCCATTGGCTCGCAGATCGCCGGGCACTCCAATCGCTCCAGCGTGCGTGTCGGCTACGCCACCGCCGAGGAATTCAATCGTCAGCTCATCCACGCCATCAAGGCCAAGGAAGTGGAGCGCTTCAAGGCGCAGTACCGCGACAGCCTCGATGTGCTGCTGCTGGAGGACGTGCACTTCCTGCAGGGCAAGCAGGTGGCGCAGGACGAGATGCTGGCCACCCTGAACGCTCTGGAAAACCGGGGCTGCAAGGTCGTCATGTCCAGCTCCTTCCTTCCGCGCGAGCTGAAGGACGTGGATTCGCAGTTGGCTTCGCGCCTGTGCGCCGGTTTCCTCGCCACCATCGACGCGCCGGACTTCGACACCCGCCGCCGCATTCTGGACTCCAAGGCCCGCATGCATCAGGTGGTGCTGCCCGGCGACGTGTCCGAGTACCTCGCGGACAACCTGCGTGACGACGTGCGCCAGATCGAAAGCTGCATCCAGAATCTCGTGCTCAAGGCCCGCCTGCTGGGTGAGCACATCACCATGGACCTCGCCGCCGAGATTCTCCAGAATTACACCATCAGCAGCGAAGCCCGCGCCATCGGTCTCCAGAAGATCGTCAAGTACATCTGTTCCAGCTTCGAGCTGACCTACGCGCAGCTGTCTTCCAAGAGCCGCAAGCACAACATCGTGCTGGCCCGCAACACGGCGTTCTTCCTCGCCCGCAAGTACACGGACCTTGGCCTCAAGCAGATTGGCGACCAGTTCAATCGCCGCCACTCCACCGTGCTCAAGGGCATCACCAATGTTGAACGCGAGATTTCGCTCCAGACGCCGCTTGGCCGTCAGCTCGACAACGTCATCGAACGCATCAAGAGCTTTTAG
- the rfaE2 gene encoding D-glycero-beta-D-manno-heptose 1-phosphate adenylyltransferase, translating into MLRREDAGARIAACRGDRRVVFTNGCFDILHAGHADLLARARERGDMLVVGVNSDASVRRLKGDTRPLNPEDERMFVLASLACVDFVTLFDEDTPFELISEIRPNVLIKGGDWPVEAIVGRDIVQADGGEVLSLPLKPGFSTTGLVRKILATCGCEAE; encoded by the coding sequence ATGCTGCGCCGAGAGGATGCGGGAGCCCGCATAGCCGCCTGCCGGGGCGACCGGCGCGTGGTGTTCACCAACGGCTGCTTCGACATTCTCCATGCCGGGCATGCGGACCTGCTGGCCCGCGCCCGCGAGCGCGGAGACATGCTGGTGGTGGGAGTGAACTCCGACGCCTCCGTACGCCGTCTCAAGGGCGACACGCGCCCGCTCAACCCCGAGGACGAGCGCATGTTCGTGCTCGCCTCGCTGGCCTGCGTGGACTTCGTGACGCTCTTCGACGAGGACACGCCCTTCGAGCTCATCTCCGAAATCCGGCCCAACGTGCTCATCAAGGGCGGGGACTGGCCCGTCGAGGCCATCGTCGGCCGCGACATCGTGCAGGCCGACGGCGGCGAGGTGCTCTCCCTGCCGCTCAAGCCCGGCTTCTCCACCACGGGGCTTGTCCGAAAGATTCTCGCCACCTGCGGCTGCGAAGCCGAATAG
- a CDS encoding YkgJ family cysteine cluster protein, producing the protein MSDHDATQQFLESLPELAAGQKFRFACHPGVPCFNACCSDLNLMLTPYDVLRLRRALGYSSREFIQNHAVVGMAPDTGFPLFRLRMCDDARKRCPFVSDKGCTVYPNRPAACRTYPLGRATRKDENGNVAERFFIVREPHCKGFEEHSDWASAEWLNDQGLAAYNACNDRYMGLLARQKERGCAIASGQTNMAALALYQLDNFLDFIKGTGVLDRLEMPEERKAAVLADEEARLDFAIDWLELVLFGSTDSITVKGR; encoded by the coding sequence ATGTCCGATCACGACGCCACACAACAGTTCCTCGAAAGCCTGCCCGAACTCGCCGCAGGCCAGAAATTCCGCTTCGCATGCCATCCCGGCGTTCCCTGCTTCAACGCCTGCTGCAGCGACCTGAACCTCATGCTCACCCCGTACGACGTTCTGCGTCTGCGCCGAGCGCTGGGCTACAGTAGCCGGGAATTCATCCAGAACCACGCCGTCGTCGGCATGGCCCCGGACACCGGCTTCCCGCTCTTCCGCCTGCGCATGTGCGACGACGCCCGCAAGCGCTGTCCCTTCGTGAGCGACAAGGGCTGCACCGTGTACCCCAACCGCCCCGCCGCCTGCCGCACTTACCCCCTCGGCCGCGCCACCCGCAAGGACGAGAACGGCAACGTGGCCGAACGCTTCTTCATCGTGCGCGAACCGCACTGCAAGGGCTTCGAGGAGCACAGCGACTGGGCCTCCGCAGAATGGCTGAACGATCAGGGCCTCGCCGCCTACAACGCCTGCAACGACCGCTACATGGGTCTTCTGGCCCGGCAGAAGGAACGCGGCTGCGCCATCGCCTCCGGGCAGACGAACATGGCCGCCCTCGCCCTGTACCAGTTGGACAACTTCCTCGACTTCATCAAGGGCACCGGCGTGCTGGACCGTCTTGAGATGCCCGAGGAGCGCAAGGCGGCAGTGCTCGCCGACGAGGAGGCACGTCTCGATTTCGCCATCGACTGGCTGGAGCTGGTGCTCTTCGGCTCCACGGACAGCATCACGGTGAAGGGACGATGA
- the lptE gene encoding LPS assembly lipoprotein LptE: MKWKFLAATVAAFCLFVVAGCASRGMVSLWYDPDRWATACPAEVSVVPLADARGQSWLVMRDGVEQSTDRQVSEWMTDALRAELAARGMTVTNGGADSPFAADTVLSGEILRASMAVNRMEHKLDFEVRIVLRRGEGTVLDKTYTGSFEATQLPTGEKASAMLESGLSDLYANVMRDVCARLQ; this comes from the coding sequence ATGAAATGGAAATTTCTGGCCGCAACTGTGGCCGCGTTCTGTCTGTTTGTCGTCGCGGGATGCGCGTCCCGCGGCATGGTCAGTCTCTGGTACGATCCGGACCGCTGGGCGACCGCCTGCCCTGCGGAGGTCTCGGTGGTTCCCCTCGCCGACGCACGCGGCCAGTCGTGGCTCGTCATGCGCGACGGCGTGGAGCAGTCCACGGACCGGCAGGTGTCCGAGTGGATGACCGATGCCCTCCGCGCCGAGCTTGCGGCCCGTGGCATGACCGTCACCAACGGTGGAGCGGATTCGCCCTTTGCGGCGGATACGGTTCTGTCCGGCGAGATTCTGCGTGCGTCCATGGCCGTGAACCGCATGGAGCACAAGCTGGATTTCGAGGTGCGCATCGTGTTGCGCCGGGGCGAGGGCACCGTGCTCGACAAGACCTACACCGGAAGCTTCGAGGCGACTCAGCTGCCCACGGGCGAGAAGGCATCCGCCATGCTCGAAAGCGGACTGTCCGACCTCTATGCCAACGTCATGCGCGACGTTTGCGCCCGGTTGCAATAG
- a CDS encoding glycogen/starch/alpha-glucan phosphorylase, translating to MKNHDVAGRMADSPSREGLREAVRRQILSYTGSDPDRAGVRDVYRGLAFALREYLAEKWIETQRAYYESGAKRIYYLSLEFLVGRSLMSNILSLGLEDDARAVVESYGHSLDDIEEMEWDAGLGNGGLGRLASCFMDSLATQGFAAYGYGIRYDFGIFWQVIENGAQTERPDNWMRFGCPWQFERQGHLYPVQFGGSVRILHDEQGNERRIWVGSEHVLAVACDMLVPGYRNGKVINMRLWNAKASREFALDYFQRGDYVGAVEEKAKSENISKVLYPDDSRVQGQELRLKQQYFFVAATIQDIVRRSRKQSGGLAGMPDRVAVQLNDTHPAIAIPELMRVLVDEEELNWDDAWSICVRTFAYTNHTILPEALEHWPVETMQRVLPRHMEIIYEINARFLQLVRRLHPGDDALAARLSIIDEDHGRRVRMAHLALVGSHMVNGVSALHTDLLRSSVFQDFHDMYPRRFVNMTNGVTPRRWMLQANPLLSDLITEAIGPGWETDLARLRDLRPLAEDAQFRQRWREVKFENKKRLSAYMLPRARVLAPPEFMFDVHVKRIHEYKRQLLNVLHVVTLYNRLRGAPPGECPLPCVPRVAIFGGKAAPAYAMAKLTIRLIHAVASVVNGDPHVSNYLRVAFVPNYCVSNAEKIIPGTDLSEQISTAGTEASGTGNMKFAMNGALTIGTMDGATVEMAKEIGDEHFFIFGLHTPEVAALKARGYDPRRIYDADRELRLAVDMIANGHFSPREPGLFEPIRQSWLDDGDKYMVMADYRSYVEAQERAAHLYQDREEWTRVSILNTAGMGYFSSDRTIAQYAREIWGAEPVTGSGARKK from the coding sequence ATGAAGAACCACGACGTCGCCGGGCGCATGGCCGATTCGCCGAGCCGGGAAGGGCTACGGGAAGCCGTTCGACGCCAGATACTGAGCTACACGGGAAGCGACCCCGACCGGGCTGGCGTGCGCGATGTCTATCGCGGGTTGGCCTTTGCGCTACGGGAATATCTGGCCGAGAAGTGGATCGAGACACAGCGCGCCTACTACGAGAGCGGGGCGAAGCGTATCTACTACCTGTCCCTCGAATTCCTCGTGGGGCGCTCGCTCATGAGCAACATCCTGAGCCTTGGGCTGGAGGACGATGCACGGGCCGTGGTGGAGTCGTACGGGCATTCACTCGATGACATCGAGGAGATGGAGTGGGATGCCGGTCTCGGCAACGGCGGCCTTGGTCGCCTGGCCTCGTGCTTCATGGATTCGCTGGCGACGCAGGGCTTCGCGGCCTACGGCTACGGTATTCGCTATGATTTTGGCATATTCTGGCAGGTCATTGAGAATGGGGCGCAGACGGAGCGTCCGGACAACTGGATGCGTTTTGGCTGCCCGTGGCAGTTTGAACGGCAGGGACACCTGTATCCCGTCCAGTTCGGCGGCTCTGTGCGCATCCTGCACGACGAGCAGGGCAACGAGCGGCGCATATGGGTCGGCTCCGAACATGTGCTGGCCGTGGCCTGCGACATGCTCGTGCCGGGCTACCGCAATGGCAAGGTCATCAACATGCGGCTGTGGAACGCCAAGGCCAGCCGCGAGTTCGCCCTCGACTACTTCCAGCGCGGCGACTACGTGGGCGCGGTGGAGGAGAAGGCCAAGAGCGAGAACATCTCCAAGGTCCTCTACCCGGACGACTCGCGGGTGCAGGGGCAGGAGCTGCGCCTCAAGCAGCAGTATTTCTTCGTTGCAGCGACCATTCAGGATATCGTGCGCCGTTCGCGCAAGCAGTCTGGCGGGCTGGCGGGTATGCCGGACCGGGTGGCGGTGCAGCTCAACGACACGCATCCGGCCATTGCCATTCCCGAACTGATGCGCGTGTTGGTCGACGAGGAAGAATTGAACTGGGATGACGCATGGAGCATCTGCGTGCGTACTTTCGCCTACACCAATCACACCATTCTGCCCGAGGCGCTGGAGCATTGGCCCGTGGAGACCATGCAGCGCGTGCTGCCCCGGCACATGGAGATCATCTACGAGATCAACGCGCGGTTCCTGCAGCTTGTGCGTAGGCTTCATCCCGGTGACGACGCCCTTGCCGCGCGGCTGTCCATTATCGACGAGGACCACGGACGCAGGGTGCGCATGGCGCATCTGGCGCTGGTCGGCAGTCACATGGTCAACGGCGTGAGCGCACTGCACACCGACCTGCTGCGTTCGAGCGTGTTCCAGGATTTCCACGACATGTATCCGCGCCGTTTCGTGAACATGACCAATGGCGTCACACCACGGCGGTGGATGTTGCAGGCCAACCCGCTGCTGTCGGACCTCATTACCGAGGCTATCGGTCCCGGTTGGGAGACGGACCTTGCCCGCCTGCGCGACCTGCGGCCGTTGGCGGAGGATGCGCAATTTCGCCAGCGCTGGCGCGAGGTGAAGTTCGAGAACAAGAAGCGGCTGTCGGCCTACATGCTGCCGAGGGCGCGGGTGCTGGCTCCGCCGGAATTCATGTTCGATGTGCATGTGAAGCGCATTCACGAGTACAAGCGCCAACTGCTGAACGTTTTGCATGTTGTGACGCTCTACAATCGCCTGCGCGGCGCACCGCCCGGAGAGTGCCCGTTGCCCTGCGTGCCGCGTGTGGCGATTTTTGGTGGCAAGGCCGCCCCTGCCTATGCCATGGCCAAGCTGACCATCCGGCTCATCCATGCCGTGGCCAGCGTGGTCAATGGCGATCCGCACGTCAGCAACTATCTGCGCGTGGCCTTCGTGCCGAACTATTGCGTGTCCAACGCTGAGAAGATCATCCCCGGAACGGACCTTTCGGAGCAGATTTCCACGGCGGGGACCGAGGCATCCGGAACCGGCAACATGAAATTCGCCATGAATGGCGCACTAACCATCGGAACCATGGACGGGGCGACCGTGGAGATGGCGAAGGAGATTGGCGATGAGCACTTCTTCATTTTCGGCCTGCATACGCCGGAGGTGGCGGCGCTCAAAGCGCGGGGCTACGATCCCCGGCGGATCTACGACGCGGACCGGGAGTTGCGGCTGGCGGTGGACATGATCGCCAATGGACACTTCTCCCCGCGCGAGCCGGGGCTTTTCGAGCCGATTCGTCAATCGTGGCTGGACGACGGGGACAAGTACATGGTCATGGCGGATTACCGCTCCTATGTCGAGGCGCAGGAGCGGGCGGCGCACCTGTATCAGGACCGCGAGGAATGGACACGGGTGTCTATCCTCAACACGGCGGGTATGGGGTATTTTTCGAGCGACAGGACCATCGCGCAGTATGCCCGGGAAATCTGGGGGGCCGAGCCGGTGACCGGGAGCGGCGCGCGCAAGAAATGA
- a CDS encoding chemotaxis protein CheW has product MAQQTQGVSGQYLSFVLAGELYALDISKVREVLEVQEVTRIPRTPEFLRGVINLRGSAVPVVDMRRKFGMSATEYTVNTCIIIVEVNLEGEELILGALADSVREVIELTPDEIKPPPRMGTTIDTNFISGMSKQDEQFIMLLEIDTVFSAEELQAVRIADATAPVEAAAAASRREQAPDAVASAGAAESMEQGEAQAGPAS; this is encoded by the coding sequence ATGGCACAGCAGACACAGGGCGTGTCCGGTCAGTATTTGAGCTTCGTCCTGGCGGGCGAACTCTACGCGCTGGACATCTCCAAGGTGAGGGAAGTGCTGGAGGTGCAGGAGGTCACGCGCATTCCGCGCACGCCGGAATTCCTGCGCGGGGTCATCAACCTACGCGGCAGCGCGGTGCCCGTGGTGGATATGCGCCGCAAGTTCGGCATGTCGGCCACGGAGTATACGGTCAACACCTGCATCATCATCGTGGAGGTGAACCTCGAAGGCGAGGAGCTGATTCTCGGCGCATTGGCGGATTCCGTGCGAGAGGTCATCGAGTTGACCCCGGACGAGATCAAGCCGCCGCCGCGCATGGGCACCACCATTGACACCAACTTCATAAGCGGCATGTCCAAGCAGGACGAGCAGTTCATCATGCTGCTCGAAATCGACACCGTGTTTTCGGCGGAAGAGCTTCAGGCCGTGCGCATCGCGGACGCCACCGCCCCCGTGGAGGCCGCGGCGGCGGCCAGCAGACGAGAGCAGGCACCGGATGCCGTCGCGTCTGCTGGCGCGGCGGAGAGCATGGAGCAGGGAGAAGCGCAGGCCGGACCTGCGTCCTAG
- a CDS encoding ATP-binding protein, whose translation MNFLDLLAKFPVRRSTLAFMREAERIPGYSWLEKLHGYVYGRWCYFYIGVGTGRHPLARLATPLVWIMDRLYPLHPDKQDTPRFSWADSYHGKAVPLDDAVKLVQIGRDIEIHDLEKVIPYARARDIVLRNPDHIVALNCPCRSMAENPCLPLDVCLIIGEPFASFMREHHPDTSRWITPDEAVDILRAEDERGHVHHVFFKEAMLERFYAICNCCSCCCGAMQAQRNGIQMLCSSGFVAIIDEEQCVGCGLCAKNCQFDALTVVGKRAHVDTQACMGCGVCEGKCPRGAIRLERAENRPEPLEIEKLLNEAAASRSATTPPSETR comes from the coding sequence ATGAATTTCCTCGACCTGCTCGCCAAGTTTCCCGTCAGGCGCTCCACCCTCGCCTTCATGCGCGAGGCAGAACGCATCCCCGGTTACTCGTGGCTGGAGAAACTCCACGGCTACGTCTACGGCCGCTGGTGCTACTTCTACATCGGCGTCGGCACGGGCCGCCACCCACTGGCCAGACTGGCCACCCCGCTCGTCTGGATCATGGACAGGCTCTATCCCCTGCACCCGGACAAGCAGGACACCCCGCGCTTCTCGTGGGCCGATTCCTACCACGGCAAGGCCGTGCCCCTCGACGACGCGGTGAAGCTCGTCCAGATCGGCCGGGACATCGAAATCCACGACCTCGAAAAGGTCATCCCCTACGCCAGGGCACGCGACATCGTTCTGCGCAACCCGGACCACATCGTCGCGCTGAACTGCCCCTGTCGCAGCATGGCCGAGAATCCCTGCCTGCCCCTCGACGTATGCCTTATCATCGGCGAGCCGTTCGCGAGTTTCATGCGCGAACACCACCCCGACACCTCGCGCTGGATCACGCCCGACGAGGCCGTGGACATCCTGCGCGCCGAGGACGAGCGCGGACACGTGCACCACGTGTTCTTCAAGGAAGCCATGCTGGAACGCTTCTACGCCATCTGCAACTGCTGCAGTTGCTGCTGCGGCGCGATGCAAGCGCAACGGAACGGCATCCAGATGCTGTGCTCGTCCGGATTCGTCGCCATCATCGACGAGGAACAATGTGTGGGGTGCGGACTGTGCGCCAAGAACTGCCAGTTCGACGCGCTCACGGTCGTCGGCAAGCGCGCACACGTGGACACGCAGGCCTGCATGGGTTGCGGCGTCTGCGAAGGGAAATGCCCGCGTGGGGCCATCAGGCTAGAACGGGCCGAGAACCGGCCCGAACCGCTCGAAATCGAAAAGCTCCTGAACGAGGCGGCCGCGTCTCGAAGCGCGACCACCCCGCCCAGCGAAACACGCTAG
- a CDS encoding DUF429 domain-containing protein: MIAGVDGARGGWVVALADDWPSPTPPTLHLAPDFAAVVALTKQCAAVALDMPIGLPCGSDVRACDMCARSELARRSPQDIKAPSRLFMVPPREAICASHGDPAEFQRLHRLHRGVGAGLPVWGIVPKIIEVDDALGTDPSLQERIVEFHPELAFAHLAGEVLPSKHTAAGAMRRLATLCDHIPDVARLAVPPNFSPVMLDDVLDALVGLSTAAHLATVADRSHPQSRRLPHDAVPTDSRGLRMEIWF; encoded by the coding sequence GTGATCGCTGGCGTGGACGGAGCGCGGGGCGGATGGGTGGTAGCCCTCGCCGACGACTGGCCCTCCCCCACGCCGCCCACCCTGCACCTCGCCCCGGACTTCGCAGCGGTCGTCGCCCTCACGAAGCAGTGCGCCGCCGTCGCCCTCGACATGCCCATCGGCCTTCCTTGCGGGAGCGACGTCCGCGCATGCGATATGTGCGCACGCAGCGAACTTGCCAGACGAAGCCCACAGGACATCAAGGCGCCATCGCGCCTGTTCATGGTTCCCCCGCGCGAGGCCATATGCGCCAGCCATGGCGACCCGGCGGAATTCCAGAGGCTCCACCGCCTGCACAGGGGCGTCGGCGCGGGGTTGCCGGTCTGGGGCATCGTGCCGAAGATCATCGAGGTCGATGACGCCCTCGGCACTGATCCATCGCTTCAGGAACGCATCGTCGAATTCCATCCGGAGCTGGCCTTCGCCCACCTCGCGGGCGAGGTTCTGCCCTCCAAGCACACCGCCGCAGGAGCCATGCGCAGGCTGGCCACACTTTGCGACCACATCCCGGACGTCGCCCGTCTCGCCGTTCCGCCAAACTTCTCCCCCGTCATGCTCGATGACGTTCTGGACGCCCTCGTCGGCCTGTCCACCGCCGCCCACCTCGCAACGGTCGCCGACCGTTCCCACCCTCAATCGCGCAGGCTCCCGCACGACGCAGTTCCCACGGACTCGCGCGGGCTACGCATGGAGATCTGGTTCTGA
- a CDS encoding MarR family winged helix-turn-helix transcriptional regulator, whose product MSDHDQAPKFDAIQSLVSFFPSLDTTAIQAAIDLMETASAMARCLEERFFRSVVSEGRFTVLALLFDAPEGRMTPSELACGAGVTRATITGLIDGLEREGHVERQNFDGDRRKLAVSLTERGREFLVGILPSFYELLEDIGTALPMSRRDTLASLLTRMREALA is encoded by the coding sequence ATGTCCGATCACGATCAAGCACCAAAGTTCGACGCCATACAGTCGCTCGTCTCCTTCTTTCCCTCGCTGGACACCACCGCCATTCAGGCGGCCATCGACCTCATGGAGACAGCCTCAGCCATGGCCCGCTGCCTTGAGGAGCGCTTCTTTCGCAGCGTGGTCTCCGAGGGACGCTTCACCGTGCTTGCGCTCCTGTTCGACGCCCCCGAAGGCCGAATGACACCCTCCGAACTCGCCTGCGGAGCCGGAGTCACCCGCGCCACCATCACCGGACTCATCGACGGCCTCGAACGCGAAGGCCACGTGGAGCGGCAGAACTTCGATGGCGATCGGCGAAAGCTCGCCGTGAGCCTCACCGAACGCGGCCGCGAATTCCTCGTCGGCATCCTGCCCTCGTTCTACGAACTGCTGGAGGACATCGGCACGGCGCTGCCCATGTCCCGGCGCGACACACTCGCCTCGCTTTTGACGCGAATGCGCGAGGCGCTGGCGTGA